A stretch of Zerene cesonia ecotype Mississippi chromosome 23, Zerene_cesonia_1.1, whole genome shotgun sequence DNA encodes these proteins:
- the LOC119836306 gene encoding sarcoplasmic calcium-binding protein produces the protein MAFSLSRFALRVGAFNLERTAAILSTSASSLNKQVHTQVTCNGTVCYLQTMEREVEFAERLGLRRYSKQHRSEEARRKAESDSDSDSDTECAGLERSEFWRRKMRTVHNILDVDKDGLISFNDFILFSERFKSLGNLGEEQAKEFTAIMKLTWEEQWGAVDPYNYVTVEQYLQDMQHVLADRALRRRAHKWLPYLFKAVDKDKSGYISVNEFKLFYKCLGLSNDHAAVAFAVIDINGDGKLSLKEFVNLGKDFFFTEDETRVSKMFWGPLIDG, from the exons ATGGCTTTCTCGTTATCGAGGTTTGCATTGCGTGTTGGtgcatttaatttagaaaGGACTGCAGCTATCCTGTCTACAAGTGCGTCTAGTCTAAATAAG CAAGTCCACACGCAAGTCACATGCAACGGCACGGTGTGTTACCTCCAAACCATGGAGAGGGAAGTGGAGTTCGCGGAGAGGCTCGGCCTCCGCCGGTACAGCAAGCAGCACCGGTCAGAGGAGGCCAGGAGGAAAGCGGAGAGCGACAGCGACTCGGACTCCGATACCGAGTGCGCGGGGTTAGAAAGG TCCGAGTTTTGGCGTCGAAAGATGCGCACAGTGCACAACATCCTGGATGTAGATAAGGATGGTTTGATCTCATTCAATGACTTCATCCTCTTTTCTGAGAGGTTCAAGTCTTTGGGAAATCTGGGTGAGGAACAAGCGAAGGAGTTTACTGCCATTATGAag CTAACGTGGGAGGAGCAGTGGGGCGCGGTGGACCCGTACAACTACGTGACGGTGGAGCAGTACCTGCAGGACATGCAGCACGTGCTGGCCGACCGGGCGCTGCGGCGGCGCGCGCACAAGTGGCTGCCCTATCTGTTCAAG GCGGTGGACAAAGACAAGTCTGGATACATATCAGTGAACGAGTTCAAATTGTTCTACAAGTGCCTCGGCCTCAGCAACGACCACGCGGCGGTTGCCTTCGCTGTTATTGATATCAATGGA gaTGGAAAATTGTCATTGAAGGAATTCGTAAATCTCGGAAAAGATTTCTTTTTCACAGAAGATGAGACGAGGGTTTCCAAAATGTTTTGGGGGCCATTGATCGATGGTTGA